TATGGGCATCTGGAAAATTACGCCGCTCCAAAAGAGGTCGAACGCAGAATGGAAGCAATTTACGAACATGCCAGTAAAGGAATGCACGCCTGAAACTGAACAAAGCCGCCAATGAATTACGTCATTGATTCGATGCGATCAGCGGATTGGAAGTCCGTGCTGGAAATTTACGCTGAAGGAATCGCCACCGGACAGGCTACCTTTGAAGCGAAGATGCCGGATTGGCAGCACTGGGACGAAGGACATTTGGACGTTTGCCGCCTGGTCGCTCGCGATGGCGAAAGCATTTTGGGATGGGCCGCGCTGAGTCCGGTTTCCCGTCGTCAGGTTTACGCCGGAGTTGCCGAAGTGAGTGTTTACATTGCTGAATCCGCTCGCAGACAAGGCGTCGGCAAGGCGCTGATGAATGCCTTGATTGAAGCTTCGGAAGCCAATGGGATTTGGACGCTACAATCGTCGGTATTTCCGGAAAATCAGGCGAGCATCCGGCTTCATTTGAACCACGGGTTTCGAGAGCTTGGACGACGCGAACGGGTTGCCAAACTGCACGGCGTCTGGCGCGATACGGTTCTGCTGGAGCGTCGTAGCCGAATTGTCGGCAGAGATTAAATCAACCATTCCCAAAAGGAGGATCGGTTATGTGGAGTGAGTTCAAGGAATTCATCAATCGCGGCAACGTCATGGATTTAGCCATCGGCGTCATCATAGGCGCTGCCTTTGGCAAGATTGTTTCATCCATCGTTGATGATATTCTCATGCCGCCAATCGGCAAGATTTTGGCTGGCATTGATTTCAAGGCGCTGAAATGGGTTATAGGGACAAAGGTTGGCGAAGATGGGAAAGCTGCCGAAGTTGCGATTCGATATGGAAATTTCATCCAGACGACGATTGAATTTTTGATTATTGCGTTTGTCGTCTTTTTGATTGTCAGGGCATACAACCGAATGCGAGCCGCCGCGCCGCCGCCACCGCCTCCTCCAACTGAGGTGTTACTGGCGGAAATCCGCGACCTGCTGAAACAGTAAATTCCCGAGAAGGGGAGACAAAGGCAAAGAAGCTTTAATTGAATGGCGGTGTTGGTTTGGGGTTTCGTTTCATTGCAGGTCGGTTTCGGCGACGGTTCTGGTCAAGGGGGGCTCCAACTTGCGGAATCTGTGGACGGTCAACCTGAACCTGTGGCATTTCGGTCGTCATCTTGGCGCGAGCTTCCGCTTCTCCGGCTTGTGCGAGGGCGGAATCGTTTTTGATACGTAACGCATTTCGATACTTTTCTCTGGCGGCAAAATACCGCTTAGCGTCCATATCAGCTCTGGCCGTAGTCAGCAATCTTTGCAGCGCGTTTAGAACGGCCAATTTGCTGTTGACCAGACTCGCCTCGGCGGAATTAGGCGTCATTGCCTGATATTCCTGGTACTTGGCGATTGCCTCAGCATATTGCTCGTGGTCTTCCAGGGATTTAGCCTGGTTCAGCAAAGCGCTTGAGCGTTCAGCCAGGCTGGGAGTTGCAGTAGGTTTCGATTGCGGAGTCGCCACAACCGAAGATTGAGGATTATGTGTTGGTTTGGGTTTGGCGGTTGCGCTTGGCGACGGGGCATTTGTTGCCGTTGGTGCAATGCTGACATCAACCTTTGTGGCCAGAGTTTGCTCGTTGGCGCGGTTTTGGCCGAAAAGAAAATATGTGCCCCCGGCTCCAACCAGCAACGCTCCCAAAACTCCTGCAACCATCCCCAGCCGATTGCCGGAAGGCTTCGGCTTCACCGCAATCAACGTTTCTTCATCATCGGCCAGCATTGAGTTCGACGCCGCCGCCAGCTTGCCAGAATTGGCAATGGCGACGCTTGCCGCTTGGGCCTGGGCGAGGGGAATCGTTTCAGCTTCCTCTGACGCGGGCGAACTTGTTCTGAAAGAGGCAGGGCTGTGCGAAACCGGGGCAACGATTGGAGGCGCCGCGTTTGGAGAGGACGATTCCAGGTCTGTGGTCGCAATAAAAGTGGCGGCGTCCGGCGCATGCAAAAACGGCGTCAGTGGCTTGGTCAATCTCCCGCTCGGGCTTTTTTGAGTTTCAGCGCCAACCGTTCGTTCGTGTATCTGCAACGCTTCCATAAATTCCGCCGCGGTTTGGTATCGGTCGTTCGGGCTTTTTTGCAGCGAACGCATAATGATCGCTGCCAGCGTTGGTGGCAGATCAGGGCGAATTTCCTGAATCGGCGGCGGCGGCACTTCGATATGGCCTTTGCGAATTTCCCAATCCGAACCGGTGGCGGAACGTTGAAAAGGCAATCGTCCGCTGAGCATTTCGTAAAACGTGACGCCCAAACTGTACAAATCCGAGCGCACATCAATGTCCAGTCCCAATAATTGTTCCGGCGACATGTATTCGACTGTGCCGGGATGAAATCCTGTCTGCGTCATTCCTCCGCCAGTGTTGGGTTCTCCCAGAACTTTGACGATGCCGAAGTCCGTGATTTTCAGTTTGCCTTTATTGTCGAGCAGCATGTTGGCAGGTTTGATGTCGCGGTGGATGATTCCGGTATGACGGATATCGGATTCGTCAACGTAGGTAAAATTGTGCGCATAATCCAGCGCGGACAAGGCTTGCTTGCACAAATAAACTGCTTGCGCGGGAGTGGGGACTCCTTGCCGAGCCAGCAAATCCCTCAGGCTCATCCCCGGCACATACTCCATCACCAGGTAATAGTTGTCTTCGGCGGTAAAGAACTCATAAACGCGGACGATATTCGGATGATCGAGTTGTGATTGAATGTAGGCTTCGCGGCGGAATCGTGCTTTCAGGTGCGACTGTGCCGAAGGAGAAAATGCGCCGAGCAAAATGGATTTGACGACGATTTCACGCGGCAGATTGACGTGTTGGCCGCGATACACCGTTCCCATTCCGCCGTGTGCCAGTTCGCTGGTGATTCGATAATTTCCGATGATTCTGCCGATCATTGATCTTTTTCCGCTTGAACGAGTTCGCGTGACGCTTTTGACGCCGCCAATTGTCCCCTGATCTGCAAAGTTGTGTTCGTGGGCGCTCACCTAATGTAGAGAATCACCGGTCAAAAGGCAAAAGTTTATGCCACAAAACCTTTTGA
The sequence above is a segment of the Acidobacteriota bacterium genome. Coding sequences within it:
- a CDS encoding protein kinase encodes the protein MIGRIIGNYRITSELAHGGMGTVYRGQHVNLPREIVVKSILLGAFSPSAQSHLKARFRREAYIQSQLDHPNIVRVYEFFTAEDNYYLVMEYVPGMSLRDLLARQGVPTPAQAVYLCKQALSALDYAHNFTYVDESDIRHTGIIHRDIKPANMLLDNKGKLKITDFGIVKVLGEPNTGGGMTQTGFHPGTVEYMSPEQLLGLDIDVRSDLYSLGVTFYEMLSGRLPFQRSATGSDWEIRKGHIEVPPPPIQEIRPDLPPTLAAIIMRSLQKSPNDRYQTAAEFMEALQIHERTVGAETQKSPSGRLTKPLTPFLHAPDAATFIATTDLESSSPNAAPPIVAPVSHSPASFRTSSPASEEAETIPLAQAQAASVAIANSGKLAAASNSMLADDEETLIAVKPKPSGNRLGMVAGVLGALLVGAGGTYFLFGQNRANEQTLATKVDVSIAPTATNAPSPSATAKPKPTHNPQSSVVATPQSKPTATPSLAERSSALLNQAKSLEDHEQYAEAIAKYQEYQAMTPNSAEASLVNSKLAVLNALQRLLTTARADMDAKRYFAAREKYRNALRIKNDSALAQAGEAEARAKMTTEMPQVQVDRPQIPQVGAPLDQNRRRNRPAMKRNPKPTPPFN
- the mscL gene encoding large-conductance mechanosensitive channel protein MscL, giving the protein MWSEFKEFINRGNVMDLAIGVIIGAAFGKIVSSIVDDILMPPIGKILAGIDFKALKWVIGTKVGEDGKAAEVAIRYGNFIQTTIEFLIIAFVVFLIVRAYNRMRAAAPPPPPPPTEVLLAEIRDLLKQ
- a CDS encoding N-acetyltransferase, encoding MNYVIDSMRSADWKSVLEIYAEGIATGQATFEAKMPDWQHWDEGHLDVCRLVARDGESILGWAALSPVSRRQVYAGVAEVSVYIAESARRQGVGKALMNALIEASEANGIWTLQSSVFPENQASIRLHLNHGFRELGRRERVAKLHGVWRDTVLLERRSRIVGRD